One genomic region from Indicator indicator isolate 239-I01 chromosome 7, UM_Iind_1.1, whole genome shotgun sequence encodes:
- the KLHL10 gene encoding kelch-like protein 10, with the protein MMRQIIEYIYTGTIAVAWHNVKDLLVTADYLKVTGLLKLCGEFLKSQLSLENCLDIWRLTDTYCCPDLREAAFVFILHHFKQMAEVSAGFADLSVNDLKAIIEKDELNVGHEGIVFETVLKWVDHDPQNRRQHLAVLLSQVRLALMPAEYFLANVQTHHYVRDSEDCKLLIINALTEMYQLSMNGPASDVVTPLSRPRLPYSILFAIGGWSGESPTNAIEVYDPRVDQWVDITCKDEGPLAYHNAAYLKGFIYIIGGFDSVDCSSSVKRFDLLQKTWQEVAPMHFKRCYVSVAVLNNVIYAMGGFDGHVRLNTAERYEAETNQWTMIAPMHEQRSDASAASLQDKVYICGGFNGTECLITAEVYNVATNQWTFIAPMSRRRSGVGVIAYDNEVYAVGGFNGFRRLHSAEAYSPEANAWRPVASMLCPRSNFGIEVVDDHLFAVGGFNGFTTTFNAEYYDKATNEWYDIRDMGTHRSALSCTVVSGLPNVRDYVAR; encoded by the exons ATGATGAGGCAAATCATTGAGTACATCTACACCGGGACGATAGCAGTCGCATGGCACAACGTGAAGGACTTGCTCGTCACAGCAGACTACCTCAAAGTCACTGGGCTCCTCAAGCTGTGTGGTGAGTTCCTCAAGTCCCAGCTAAGCTTGGAAAACTGCCTCGACATCTGGAGACTCACAGATACCTACTGCTGCCCTGACCTGCGAGAAGCAGCCTTCGTCTTCATCCTCCACCACTTCAAGCAGATGGCTGAGGTCTCCGCGGGATTTGCAGACCTCTCGGTTAATGACCTCAAAGCCATCATAGAGAAGGATGAACTCAATGTGGGACATGAAGGGATTGTGTTTGAGACTGTTCTGAAATGGGTAGATCATGACCCACAGAACAGGAGGCAGCACCTTGCTGTCCTGCTGAGCCAG GTACGCCTGGCACTGATGCCAGCAGAATACTTCCTGGCCAATGTCCAAACTCACCATTACGTGAGGGACAGTGAGGACTGCAAACTTCTCATCATAAATGCCCTGACAGAAATGTACCAGCTCAGCATGAATGGCCCAGCCTCTGACGTGGTCACCCCCCTCAGTCGGCCTCGCCTCCCATACTCCATCCTCTTTGCCATCGGAGGCTGGAGCGGGGAGAGCCCAACCAATGCCATCGAGGTCTATGACCCCCGCGTGGACCAGTGGGTGGACATTACCTGTAAAGACGAAGGTCCCCTTGCCTACCACAATGCTGCCTATTTGAAAGGCTTCATCTACATCATCGGGGGCTTTGACAGCGTGGATTGTTCCAGCAGCGTCAAGAGGTTCGACCTGCTTCAGAAGACGTGGCAGGAGGTGGCCCCCATGCACTTCAAGCGGTGCTACGTCAGCGTGGCCGTCCTCAACAACGTCATCTACGCCATGGGAGGGTTTGATGGGCACGTTCGCCTCAACACGGCGGAGCGCTACGAGGCAGAGACCAACCAGTGGACAATGATCGCCCCCATGCACGAGCAGAGAAGTGACGCCAGCGCAGCCTCGCTGCAGGACAAG GTGTACATCTGCGGTGGTTTCAATGGGACTGAATGCTTGATCACTGCTGAAGTGTACAACGTTGCCACCAATCAGTGGACCTTCATAGCCCCGATGAGCAGAAGAAGAAGTGGAGTGGGTGTGATCGCTTATGACAACGAAGTGTACGCG GTCGGAGGCTTTAACGGCTTCAGGCGGCTCCACAGCGCGGAGGCGTACAGCCCCGAGGCCAACGCCTGGCGCCCGGTGGCCAGCATGCTCTGCCCTCGCAGCAACTTCGGCATCGAGGTGGTGGACGACCACCTGTTTGCGGTGGGAGGCTTCAACGGCTTCACCACCACTTTCAACGCGGAGTATTACGACAAGGCCACCAACGAGTGGTACGACATCCGCGACATGGGCACGCACCGCAGCGCCCTGAGCTGCACCGTCGTCTCAGGCCTTCCCAACGTCCGCGACTACGTGGCCAGATGA